In Malassezia vespertilionis chromosome 7, complete sequence, the following proteins share a genomic window:
- a CDS encoding uncharacterized protein (EggNog:ENOG503Q37V; COG:S), which yields MNEQGEALLRPSPGSFHDLYEHLEHARQTRAPRELRRMLDSRLDSLRNCGDALGKPCEASRAALANDGSVEYGGRTLPVDELQRELALEISARFDIDQLAALLQLRNFLESEHRSVHALQDAREGARDDFLDAFTVFFFEEQLALIRCISALLRISEDEHNDLYDTALATLDAFADAAFAARCLGWFEQEVSTELLPHIVHDERYSLLWARQGVLRQLALLEVVFLLYYGRLQASPSFLARTLETIQTTRFGHKQANIGFLDMESIALVDCVSHLLTFLAIECLNLEAMLEPVDEDALERGGVQADPALALFAPEPSALETCLGALDAANALVLYAPLLLGWSLVLRRLGQTLDVCPDAALYAATTVYDNGPPIWRRLAQGAMDPTMDLFAVLRALLASPLLSSTGDLLGASNLSALAYRAVFKGLLLALTELVEPAYLPDFDALVAIWAATFGPQAASDAPGSADASQGIASLCVQFWTADMPFPTRASVLTTARRRFPAAFLPLVELARALSGNAQGSTALPPAVSDASAAVLDYVAALPTLALPLIHAGAAGLQPWEKVEQHTACVQYRLQCPWQVPATTLVLPQGTQGMLISPLDSTPPIVLWELAQPVSGWRIMRDALAACVAPPPRRTHDQEVWDEAAPLAALSPDLHDAAAPIADAFVAVLASDAALASALLAHLDDAPSLVHAALEMLRGALRSTPLNTRMVCAGYKLLGALLFHAPNEIWQHVRATNLLLGSPGNVPLLDTAHAETSALLEAEVASGRFAGTLALFDLIAKLVHELQVAQFAEPAELLAVKAQVLRRAMHWVLASVWPEHQAWTYAKASDRTELGLRCVRLFSAVLSDAAFAAHHASARAIASLTESVRRAFGEDASASSLAPLLSVLGHGERMIDLLYTKGQVYHARLTETLVETYLHFALLLAHRTAPHRLTTLFFRLAPSPARDLHAPPIELAKAVLRYVWAPMPPPLSALAAQFVAAICRAADVRSTFRLAAHLGSAHDVERTAAHLLGVVENTYEDLALRVAVWHLFSTLLASQPAMATLLLTGRLAWGNVTNAPSNTVLRLAVDSIQMWEELWESAPDLLDAIVQFLHGAWAHALAHPAVFDTIKQDTAVWDALGSLIARDTEPAPRLCAAHDGALHLDVEHASEQVRLYAFRAMAQTRTLHLFAMDLQAPPKDKKGSLRALAHTVRAADFAEVLARTAGAETDAPHDYAAKLQRLVPSIALDALRLAPRRDAFDTSRVYGAAYLYARTDYAAKLQGVLPALAPEDHAALQHDADALLAGLNLAWSLVDAQAARTAAWSACFSTGTGALLADAEARGALGAIQQTFVHAASCLAPRLAADVPFARTHKLALLAALLAAGWAPKTRAAHFASLVPQLASIVARHHSDAQQPLFQLLLTTVAAARREPESCASLAQPLGSMLSHTVASLQQRVATASLDASAVAAAARTETDLEMLVAVVSTAVRLPISHLAWLQPLQTSNTLHTCLQLVCDAPLVGLGGMDTPTSMSHVRFLAPLLRLFATLAAQRAACEMTAESRVMSALCTNALSALLERGALAAVLPSGEPSPLHALWLLMLQIVVALIENLGTTAPGLDARFVDAEVEAFVLLYAAQIRRSLLFAPASHSALDVAQLLELGLVLRLFYAMWHAKSPRMPPGACAPTDRAKALVPLGAELVHAAPHLLQQLAYLCQHPQELRAEMGFAAHHALENGPGARALAAAEDALRSALGTLLALLWDVTGGSTVLLGDVGAWPPLPAVLEPTLHVSVGGKASLGTLLELASAWTDRARTMELHDPARTALCRAMEQSVGLCATQALAWANARRPPDLSAASIALAKQAETEIEAGIGRDIAAAVRAAQGVCGVQNTDTLWPVLYSVAAQQLGAAPAP from the coding sequence ATGAATGAACAGGGCGAGGCGTTGTTGCGGCCTTCGCCCGGCTCCTTCCACGATCTATACGAGCATTTAGAGCATGCGCGACAgacgcgtgcgccgcgcgagctgcgccgcatgctcGATTCGCGGCTCgattcgctgcgcaactgcggcgatgcactcgGCAAGCCGTGcgaagcgtcgcgcgccgcgcttgccaacGATGGGAGCGTCGAGTACGGCGGGCGAACGCTTCCTGTGGACGAGCTCCAGCGCGAACTGGCGCTGGAAatcagcgcgcgctttgatATCGAccagcttgcagcgctcctgcagctgcgcaattTTCTCGAAAGCGAgcaccgcagcgtgcatgcactccaagacgcgcgcgagggcgcgcgcgacgactTCCTCGATGCCTTCACCGTGTTTTTTTtcgaggagcagctcgcgctgaTCCGGTGCATCAgcgcgctcctgcgcatCTCCGAGGACGAACACAACGATTTATACGACACGGCCCTTGCGACGCTCGACGCGTTTGCCGACGCCGCATTTGCCGCGCGGTGCCTCGGCTGGTTTGAGCAGGAGGTCAGCACAGAACTCCTCCCGCATATCGTCCACGATGAGCGCTACTCACTCCTGTGGGCGCGGCAgggcgtgctgcgccagctgGCGCTCCTCGAAGTGGTCTTTCTACTCTACTACGGGCGCCTCCAGGCCTCGCCCTCTTTCCTTGCCCGCACGCTCGAGACGATCCAAACGACGCGCTTCGGGCACAAGCAGGCGAATATAGGCTTCCTCGACATGGAGTCcatcgcgctcgtcgaCTGCGTCTCGCACCTGCTCACCTTCCTCGCGATCGAGTGCCTCAACTTGGAGGCCATGCTCGAGCCCGTCGACGAGGACGCactggagcgcggcggcgtccaGGCGGACCCCGCCCTGGCTCTTTTTGCGCCGGAGCCGTCTGCGCTCGAGACGTGCTtgggcgcgctcgacgcggccaACGCCCTGGTCCTCTACGCCCCCCTCCTCCTCGGCTGGTCCTTGGTGCTCCGCAGGCTCGGCCAAACGCTGGACGTGTGTCCCGACGCGGCGCTATACGCCGCTACCACCGTGTACGATAATGGGCCGCCCAtctggcgcaggctcgcCCAGGGCGCCATGGATCCCACCATGGATTTGtttgccgtgctgcgcgccttgctggCCTCTCCACTGCTCAGCAGCACTGGcgacttgctcggcgcctcGAACCTCTCTGCACTGGCCTACCGCGCCGTGTTCAAAGGactgctgcttgcgctcacCGAGCTTGTGGAGCCAGCGTACCTGCCCGACTTTGACGCACTCGTCGCGATCTGGGCCGCCACATTTGGCCCTCAGGCGGCGTCGGATGCGCCGGGCAGCGCGGACGCTAGCCAAGGCATCGCCTCCTTGTGTGTCCAGTTCTGGACCGCAGACATGCCTTTTCccacgcgcgcctcggTGCTCACcaccgcacgccgccgcttccCCGCGGCGTTCTTGCcgcttgtcgagctcgcgcgtgccTTGTCGGGCAACGCACAGGGCTCGACTGCACTTCCCCCCGCCGTGTCcgacgcgagcgccgcggtgctCGACTATGTAGCCGCGCTCCCGACGCTCGCCCTGCCGCTGATTCACGCGGGCGCAGCAGGACTGCAGCCGTGGGAAAAggtcgagcagcacacCGCCTGCGTGCAGTACCGCCTGCAGTGCCCTTGGCAAGTGCCTGCCACCACGCTGGTCCTCCCACAAGGCACACAAGGCATGCTCATCTCCCCCCTCGACAGCACACCGCCCATCGTCCTCTgggagcttgcgcagccTGTGAGCGGCTGGCGCATtatgcgcgacgcactcgctgcatgcgtcgcgccgccgccgcgccgcacacacGACCAAGAGGTCTGGGACGAGGCGGCGCCCCTCGCTGCCCTCTCGCCCGActtgcacgacgcggcggcgccgattGCCGACGCGTTTGTCGCAGTGCTCGCGAGcgatgccgcgctcgcaaGCGCCCTCTTGGCGCAcctcgacgacgcgccgagtcttgtgcacgcagcgctggagatgctgcgcggggcgctgcgcagcacccCGCTCAACACACGCATGGTGTGCGCCGGCTACAagctcctcggcgcgctccttTTCCACGCTCCGAACGAGATCTGgcagcatgtgcgcgcgacgaatTTGCTCCTCGGCAGCCCCGGAAATGTGCCGCTCCTCGACACGGCCCACGCCGAgacaagcgcgctgctcgaggccGAAGTGGCGTCTGGACGCTTTGCAGGCACGCTCGCCCTTTTCGATCTCATTGCCAAACTCGTCCACGAGCTGCAGGTCGCGCAGTTTGCCGAGCccgccgagctgctcgccgtcaaggcgcaggtgctccgccgcgccatgcactGGGTGCTCGCCTCGGTATGGCCCGAGCACCAGGCGTGGACGTATGCCAAGGCGAGCGATCGCACCGAGCTTgggctgcgctgcgtgcgcctcTTTTCCGCCGTCCTATCCGACGCCgcttttgctgcgcaccacGCTTCGGCACGCGCCATTGCGTCGCTCACCGaaagcgtgcgccgcgcatttgGCGAggacgcgagcgcgtccagcctcgcgccgctcctctCGGTCCTGGGCCACGGCGAGCGGATGATCGATTTGCTGTACACAAAAGGACAGGTGTACCATGCCAGGCTCACCGAGACGCTCGTGGAAACCTACCTGCACTTTGCcctgctcctcgcgcaccgcaccgcACCGCACCGCCTCACGAcgctctttttccgcctcgcgccgagccccgcgcgcgatctgcacgcgccgccgattGAGCTCGCGAAGGCAGTGCTGCGCTACGTGTgggcgccgatgccgccCCCGCTctctgcgcttgccgcacagTTCGTCGCTGCCAtctgccgcgccgcagacgtgcgcagcacgtTCCGCCTGGCCGCGCATCTGGGCTCCGCGCACGATGTagagcgcacggcggcgcacctcCTCGGCGTCGTGGAGAACACGTACGAGGATTTGGCGCTCCGGGTCGCCGTATGGCATTTATTcagcacgctgcttgcgtcgcagccCGCCATGgccacgctgctgctcacCGGCCGGCTTGCGTGGGGCAACGTTACCAACGCGCCGTCCAACACCGTTTTGCGCCTCGCTGTGGACAGCATCCAAATGTGGGAGGAGCTGTGGGAGAGCGCGCCCGACCTCCTCGACGCCATCGTGCAGTtcttgcacggcgcttgggcgcacgcgctcgcgcacccTGCCGTCTTCGACACCATCAAGCAGGACACGGCTGTGTGGGATGCGCTCGGCTCGCtcatcgcgcgcgacaccgagccagcgccgcgcctgtgtgccgcacacgaCGGCGCTCTCCACCTCGATGTCGAGCATGCGTCGGAGCAGGTGCGTCTCTACGCATTCCGCGCGATGGCACAaacgcgcacgctgcacctcTTTGCCATGGACCTGCAGGCGCCGCCAAAAGACAAGAAGGGGagcttgcgtgcgctcgcacacacggtccgcgccgcggattttgccgaggtgctggcgcgcacggccggCGCGGAGacagatgcgccgcacgactatgccgccaagctccagcgcctcgtgccgagcatcgcgctggacgcgctgcgcctcgcgccgcgccgcgacgcgttTGATACGTCGCGCGtgtacggcgcagcgtacctctacgcgcgcaccgactatgccgccaagctccaAGGCGTGCTTCCTGCCCTTGCGCCCGAGGaccacgcggcgctgcagcacgacgccgacgcactGCTCGCCGGCCTCAATCTCGCGTGGAGCTTGGTCgatgcacaagcggcgcgcaccgccgcatGGTCCGCGTGCTTTTCCACAGGcaccggcgcgctgctggccgacgccgaggcgcgcggcgcacttggcgcGATCCAGCAGACATtcgtgcacgccgcgtcgtgcctcgcgccgcgcctcgcaGCGGACGTGCCTTTTGCACGTACACacaagcttgcgctcctcgccgcgctgcttgcggcggGATGGGCGCCGaagacgcgcgcagcgcacttTGCGTCTCTTGTTCCCCAACTTGCGAGCATCGTAGCGCGCCaccacagcgacgcgcagcagccgctCTTCCAGCTCCTCCTCACCACCgtcgcagcggcgcggcgcgagccagagagctgtgcatcgctcgcACAGCCCCTCGGCTCGATGCTGTCACATACcgtcgcgtcgctgcagcagcgcgtggcCACCGCCTCGCTCGACGCTAGCGCTGTggctgccgcagcgcgcacagagaCAGATCTCGAGATGCTGGTCGCGGTGGTCAGCACCGCCGTCCGCCTTCCAATCTCGCATCTTGCGTGgctgcagccgctgcaGACGTCCAATACGCTGCACACCTGCTTGCAGCTCGTATGCGACGCTCCGCTCGTAGGCCTCGGCGGCATGGACACGCCCACGAGCATGTCCCACGTTCGcttcctcgcgccgctgctgcgcctctttgcgacgctcgccgcgcagcgcgccgcttgcgaAATGACCGCAGAGAGCCGGGTGATGTCTGCGTTGTGCACAAATGCACTCTCGGccctcctcgagcgcggcgcgcttgctgccgTCTTGCCCTCGGGCGAGCCCTCGCCCTTGCACGCGCTCTGGCTGCTCATGCTCCAGATCGTCGTGGCGCTTATCGAGAACCTCGGCACCACAGCCCCCGGCCTCGACGCACGCTTTGTCGACGCGGAAGTCGAGGCGTTTGTGCTTCTGTACGCCGCACAGATCCGCCGCTCGCTCCTCTTTGCACCTGcgtcgcacagcgcgctggacgtcgcacagctcctcgagctcggccTCGTACTGCGCCTCTTTTACGCCATGTGGCACGCCAagtcgccgcgcatgccgccAGGGGCATGTGCGCCCACAGACCGCGCGAAAGCACTCGTTCCCCTCGGCGCGGAACTggtgcacgcagcgccgcacctCTTGCAGCAGCTTGCCTACCTGTGCCAGCACCCGCAGGAACTGCGCGCAGAAATGggcttcgcggcgcaccacgcGCTCGAAAACGGTCCTGGCGCGCGGGCACTGGCCGCGGCAGAAGACGCACTGCGTTCTGCACTCGGCACgttgctcgcgctcttgtGGGATGTCACTGGAGGGAGCACggtgctgcttggcgaTGTCGGTGCATGGCCGCCGCTCCCGGCCGTGCTGGAGCCTACGCTGCACGTGTCGGTGGGAGGAAAGGCGTCGCTAGGGACGCTGCTGGAGCTTGCGAGTGCGTGGACGGATCGTGCGCGCACGATGGAACTACATGATccggcgcgcactgcgctgtGCAGGGCTATGGAGCAGAGTGTAGGGCTATGTGCGACGCAGGCGCTTGCATGGGCgaatgcgcggcgtccTCCCGACCTCTCTGCGgcgagcattgcgctcgcgaAGCAGGCAGAGACGGAGATCGAGGCGGGGATTGGCCGCGATATTGCCGCGGCAGtccgtgctgcgcagggCGTTTGTGGGGTGCAGAATACCGACACGTTGTGGCCGGTGCTTTATAGTGTAGCCGCACAGCAGCTGGGCGCTGCTCCGGCGCCGTAG
- a CDS encoding uncharacterized protein (COG:S; EggNog:ENOG503NVJZ), which yields MHTLLTPVAEPVVFLSGSTPGHEELEDASRPPPQLRGMVKLSLPRPTRVKDIILTLTGVVRTDWPEGLGQNRIEMAEQIPLLRLKTSVFRTGDGLPIPLDTMHDAALPVVTLNDPTKQNAGAMHTRIDDIGREPNSNMHSNIAARPAPLHSARKGAFKGLLDGLRLPSRPAPAEPCVEAACSSPPARAEWFELRKGDYQFPFSVSLPLDLPPTLHADFGHLEYMLKATLMRSGPLAGNVSDQREVTLVEAPDPETNAAADSIVVSRTCEDMLSYVATIAGRSFPIGTSIPLTLKFMPENKIRIHRITITLEEQTDYFANERKTMRREVPRKWTMLRLSSPRNSTSPLLPILSDAPHPLTDSPIEPYVDAAAALDQAHAHEITLAPLSPSGPWCLAMDLTVSMAQQKKINISCQHPRSNITIHHLLKITIRVESPAHAPDTSGEKRRIIDIVIGVPITLTHSHTSLEWVSLPSYESTQQPPSLLPATVLGAGPPPPPFTDFMYTQLPLDLPPNAPAEPRAPPSFHVSVQHPP from the coding sequence ATGCATACACTGCTGACCCCAGTCGCGGAGCCCGTCGTGTTTTTATCGGGGAGCACACCGGGCCATGAAGAGCTTGAGGACGCTAGCAGACCGCCGCCGCaactgcgcggcatggtcAAGCTATCGCTGCCGCGCCCCACTCGCGTAAAAGACATTATACTTACACTTACTGGCGTTGTGCGCACAGACTGGCCCGAAGGACTTGGCCAGAACAGGATTGAAATGGCGGAGCAAATCCCCCTGTTGCGCCTGAAAACAAGCGTCTTCCGCACGGGCGACGGTCTTCCTATCCCCCTGGACACCATGCACGATGCGGCACTTCCCGTTGTAACGTTGAACGATCCAACGAAGCAGAATGCCGGTGCAATGCACACCCGCATCGACGATATTGGGCGCGAGCCAAACAGCAACATGCACAGCAACATTGCGgcacgtccagcgccgtTGCATTCCGCCAGGAAGGGCGCATTCAAAGGTTTGCTCGACGGTCTGCGCCTCCCCTCCCGCCCTGCACCTGCCGAGCCGTGCGTGGAAGCAGCGTGCTCATCGCCGCCCGCGCGTGCAGAATGGttcgagctgcgcaaaggcGACTACCAGTTCCCCTTTAGTGTATCGTTACCCCTCGACCTCCCCCccacgctgcacgccgacTTTGGGCACCTCGAGTACATGCTAAAAGCGACGCTCATGCGCAGTGGACCGCTGGCAGGAAACGTGAGCGACCAGCGCGAGGTGACGCTGGTCGAAGCGCCGGATCCCGAGACGAACGCCGCAGCCGACTCGATTGtcgtctcgcgcacatgcgaGGACATGCTCTCGTATGTCGCGACGATTGCAGGGCGCAGCTTCCCTATTGGAACGAGCATCCCACTCACGCTGAAATTCATGCCCGAGAACAAGATCCGGATCCACCGAATCACCATCACACTCGAGGAGCAGACAGACTATTTTGCGAacgagcgcaagacgatgcggcgcgaagtgccgcgcaagtggACCATGCTGCGGCTCTCCAGCCCCCGAAACTCCACCTCGCCCTTGCTGCCGATTCTTTctgacgcgccgcacccaCTGACAGACTCGCCCATCGAGCCTTACGTcgacgccgctgccgcgctcgaccaGGCACATGCACACGAGATCAcactcgcgccgctgagcCCCAGCGGCCCATGGTGCCTTGCCATGGACCTCACCGTGAGCATGGCACAGCAGAAAAAAATAAACATTTCGTGCCAGCACCCCAGGTCCAACATTACGATCCACCACCTGCTAAAAATTACGATCCGCGTCGAGTCGCCCGCCCACGCTCCCGACACATCCGGCGAAAAACGGCGCATCATTGACATCGTGATTGGTGTTCCCATTACGCTCACCCATTCGCACACCTCGCTCGAATGGGTCAGCCTACCGAGCTATGAATCGACGCAGCAGCCCCCGTCGCTCCTTCCCGCAACGGTTCTTGGCGCCGGACCTCCTCCCCCACCCTTTACCGACTTTATGTACACGCAACTCCCCCTCGACCTCCCGCCCAACGCCCCCGCCGAGccccgcgcgccgccgtcctTCCACGTTTCCGTTCAGCACCCGCCATAG